The genomic region CCGATACGACTGGCACTGTGATCTACGCCAACCGTTTCGCGGGCGAGCTTTACGGCTGGTCGCCGCAGGAAATGCAGGGCCGAAACATCATGGACGTCACCGTCCCGAAAGCCAGTAAGGCGCAGGCGGCGGAGATCATGGGCCGCTTGCAAAGTGGCGAAAGCTGGAGCGGCGAATTTATCGTCACGGGTCGCAGCGGAGTGGAATTTCCCGCGCTGGTCACCAATTCCCCACTGCTCGACGAGCAGGGAAAAACGGTCGGCATCATCGGGATTTCCTCGGACATCAGTCAGCGAAAAAAGGCGGAAAGCGACATCGAGCGGCAGGCGGCGTTTGCGGCATTTAACCCTAACCCGGTCATCGAACTCTCGGCCACAGGCGAGGTGTCCTACTTCAACTCCGCCACGATGAGACTCACGCACAGCCTCGGTTTCGAGCAGGCGGAGCAAATCCTCCCGCCCACCACTGGCCAGATCGTGCGCGACTGCCTAAGCACGGGCCGGCCCTGGTTGCGGCTCGAAATCGAAACAGCGGGCCGCGTTATTTCGTGGTCGTTCTTTCCGATTCCGGCGCTGCAAGTGGTGCATGGCTACGCGGGCGACATTACGGATCGCAAGCGGGCCGAGAACGAGCGCGACCGGCTTTTTAATCTCTCGATCGACATGCTTTGCGTCGGCAGTTTCGATGGCCGCCTGGAACAGGTCAACCCTGCCTGGACCCAGTGTCTCGGCTGGAGTACGGAGGAATTGACTGGTCGGGCATGGCTCGATTTTGTTCACCCCGAGGACCGCGCGGCGACGCAGGACAACAATGAATATCTCGTCATCGGCAAGCCCGTGCGCAATTTCGAGAACCGCTACCTCTGCAAAGACGGCTCCTTCCGCTGGCTTTCCTGGAACTCGCATTCGCTCATGGAAACGCGCCAAGTCTTCGCCGTGGCACGCGACGTGACGGAGCGGCGCGAGAGCGAGGCCCAACTCGCCGAGCAGGCCGCGCTCCTCGACAAGGCGCAGGACGCCATCATCGTCCGCGATCTGGATCATCGCATCCTTTTCTGGAACCACAGCGCCCGGCAGCTTTTCGGATGGACCGACGACGAGGTGAAAGGCCGCTGTGCCGCAGATTTCCTCTACAGCGATCGCACGCATTTTCTCCAAGCCGCCGCTGCCACGATCAGCAAAGGCGAGTGGGTGGGCGAACTGGATCAGATCACCAAGGCTGGCAAACCGCTCAAAATCCAAGGCCGCTGGACACTCGTCCGCGACTCCTCCGGTGCTCCCAAATCAATCCTGACGATCAACACCGATGTCACTGAAAAGAAGCGGCTCGAAGCCCAGTTCCTTCGTGCCCAGCGCATGGAGGGCATCGGCACGCTGGCCGGCGGTATCGCCCACGACCTCAATAACATGCTGGCTCCCATCATGATGTCGCTCGAAATCCTGAAGATGAAATTCCCGGACTCCGACACCGAGGACATCCTGAACACCCTCGAAAAAAGCGCCCAGCGCGGGTCGGATCTGGTCCGTCAAGTCCTCTCTTTTGCCCGCGGCGTGGCCGGCCACCGTGTCCTCGTGGACCCCGTCCACATCATCAAAGACATCCAGAAAATCGTGCAGGACACGTTCCCGAAGACGGTCGCATTTCATCTCGCCGCCAGCAAAAATCTCTGGTCGATCACCAGCGACCCGACGCAGATGCACCAGGTGTTTCTGAATTTATGCATCAACGCCCGCGACGCCATGCCGCAGGGCGGACGCCTTTCCATTCAGTTGGAAAACGTCCTTCTCGACGAGACTTACGCCGCGATGAACCCCGACTCGAAGCCGGGCGCTTACGTTTTAGTGAAGGTCGAGGACACTGGGACGGGCATTCCGCCGGAAGTCCGCGACAAGATTTTTGAGCCGTTTTTTACGACGAAGGAAATCGGCGAAGGCACCGGTTTGGGACTTTCCACGACTTTGGGCATCGTCAAAAGCCACGACGGTTTCATCAATGTGGTGAGCGAACTGGGCAGCGGAACCAAGTTTGAGGTCTATCTGCCGGCCCATACCGCAGCCATCGCCGTCGAGCCAGCACCGGTCGCGCCTACGAAGTTTCCGGTCGGCCACGGCGAAACGGTGCTGCTGGTGGATGACGAGGAGGCCATTCGCAAGATCGCTCAGAGCACGCTGGAGCGTTTTGGTTACCGGGTCTTGCTCGCGTCGAATGGAGCGCAAGCAGTCTCGCTTTACGCCCGGCACCAGCACGAAATCGCCGTCGTTCTCACCGACATGGCGATGCCGATCATGGACGGCGCGACGCTGATCGTGGCCATCAAAATGATCAATCCGAGCGTGCGCGTGATGGGCTCCAGTGGATTCACCTCGACGGAGAACATGGCCAAAGTCGCCGCTGCCGGGGTGCGCCATTTCATTCCGAAACCCTACACCGCC from Chthoniobacterales bacterium harbors:
- a CDS encoding PAS domain S-box protein, which gives rise to MKISPPEPETNKKIHKTKMRPSAETQFSILNALPAHVALIDNLGRILLVNDAWRHFTTENVLQSPEVGKNYLNICDATTGEDSLDAHAAAAGIRQVLRGEVKDFAMEYPCPSSEEPCWFRLMATPVDHGEVSGAVVMHVNITDRKQAEEALKRSEASLVVAQRISHFGSWELDLTLPDIDGNALHWSDEMFRIAGFEPGSVRVTNELFFSLVPPEEHALIRETVAKAILDRKPYSLVHRLIQPDGTECIVHESAEIFFDEKTGGPTKMIGTAQNITSQRRAQEAIRLQAHMLNHIGQAVIATDTTGTVIYANRFAGELYGWSPQEMQGRNIMDVTVPKASKAQAAEIMGRLQSGESWSGEFIVTGRSGVEFPALVTNSPLLDEQGKTVGIIGISSDISQRKKAESDIERQAAFAAFNPNPVIELSATGEVSYFNSATMRLTHSLGFEQAEQILPPTTGQIVRDCLSTGRPWLRLEIETAGRVISWSFFPIPALQVVHGYAGDITDRKRAENERDRLFNLSIDMLCVGSFDGRLEQVNPAWTQCLGWSTEELTGRAWLDFVHPEDRAATQDNNEYLVIGKPVRNFENRYLCKDGSFRWLSWNSHSLMETRQVFAVARDVTERRESEAQLAEQAALLDKAQDAIIVRDLDHRILFWNHSARQLFGWTDDEVKGRCAADFLYSDRTHFLQAAAATISKGEWVGELDQITKAGKPLKIQGRWTLVRDSSGAPKSILTINTDVTEKKRLEAQFLRAQRMEGIGTLAGGIAHDLNNMLAPIMMSLEILKMKFPDSDTEDILNTLEKSAQRGSDLVRQVLSFARGVAGHRVLVDPVHIIKDIQKIVQDTFPKTVAFHLAASKNLWSITSDPTQMHQVFLNLCINARDAMPQGGRLSIQLENVLLDETYAAMNPDSKPGAYVLVKVEDTGTGIPPEVRDKIFEPFFTTKEIGEGTGLGLSTTLGIVKSHDGFINVVSELGSGTKFEVYLPAHTAAIAVEPAPVAPTKFPVGHGETVLLVDDEEAIRKIAQSTLERFGYRVLLASNGAQAVSLYARHQHEIAVVLTDMAMPIMDGATLIVAIKMINPSVRVMGSSGFTSTENMAKVAAAGVRHFIPKPYTAESMLKVLQAALQEKP